One genomic window of Medicago truncatula cultivar Jemalong A17 chromosome 1, MtrunA17r5.0-ANR, whole genome shotgun sequence includes the following:
- the LOC11415102 gene encoding gibberellin 20 oxidase 1: protein MAIECITSMPQQLLNQETKEQEKPLVFDASVLKHQVNLPTQFIWPDEEQACLNVPELHVPFIDLGGFLSGDPVAAMEASKVVGEACKKHGFFLVVNHGIDEKLISDAHAFMDDFFELPLSQKQRAQRKTGEHCGYASSFTGRFSSKLPWKETLSFQFSADEKSPNLVRDYLCNTMGNEFEKFGEVYQDYCKAMSNLSLGIMEILGMSLGVGKAHFREFFEENSSIMRLNYYPTCQKPELTLGTGPHCDPTSLTILHQDQVGGLQVYVDDQWHSISPHFNAFVVNIGDTFMALSNGRYKSCLHRAVVNSEKTRKSLAFFLCPLSDKVVTPPCELVDNYNPRIYPDFTWSMLLEFTQKHYRADIKTLEAFAKWVQCKST, encoded by the exons ATGGCAATAGAATGCATAACAAGCATGCCTCAACAACTACTAAACCAAGAAACCAAAGAACAAGAAAAGCCACTAGTTTTTGATGCATCAGTTCTCAAACACCAAGTTAATCTACCAACACAGTTCATTTGGCCTGATGAAGAACAAGCTTGTTTAAACGTACCTGAACTTCATGTACCATTCATTGATTTGGGAGGTTTTCTCTCCGGTGATCCAGTTGCAGCAATGGAAGCATCAAAGGTTGTTGGTGAAGCTTGTAAAAAACATGGTTTTTTTCTTGTTGTCAATCATGGAATTGATGAAAAGTTGATATCTGATGCTCATGCTTTCATGGATGATTTTTTTGAGCTTCCCCTTTCTCAGAAACAGAGAGCTCAGAGAAAAACAGGGGAGCACTGTGGTTATGCTAGTAGTTTCACTGGCAGATTCTCTTCCAAGCTTCCTTGGAAAGAGACACTTTCCTTTCAATTCTCAGCTGATGAAAAATCACCAAACCTTGTCAGAGACTATTTGTGCAACACAATGGGCAATGAGTTTGAGAAATTTGG GGAGGTTTATCAAGACTACTGCAAAGCTATGAGCAATCTTTCTTTAGGTATAATGGAGATTCTAGGAATGAGCCTTGGAGTTGGTAAAGCTCATTTTAGGGaattttttgaagagaatagTTCAATAATGAGGCTCAATTACTATCCTACTTGTCAAAAACCTGAGCTCACTCTAGGCACTGGACCTCATTGTGATCCAACATCTTTAACCATTCTTCACCAGGATCAAGTAGGTGGCTTGCAAGTTTATGTTGACGATCAATGGCATTCCATTAGCCCACATTTCAATGCTTTTGTTGTCAATATTGGTGATACTTTCATG GCACTTTCAAATGGGAGATACAAGAGCTGTTTGCATAGGGCAGTGGTAAACAGCGAAAAGACAAGGAAATCTCTTGCTTTCTTTTTGTGTCCATTAAGTGATAAAGTGGTAACTCCACCATGTGAATTGGTGGACAATTACAACCCAAGGATCTACCCTGATTTCACATGGTCTATGTTGCTTGAGTTTACTCAGAAGCACTACAGAGCTGATATCAAAACACTTGAAGCATTTGCCAAGTGGGTTCAATGTAAAAGCACATGA